The following coding sequences lie in one Thalassoglobus polymorphus genomic window:
- a CDS encoding GntR family transcriptional regulator: MSMAMYIKDDLAAHLQSGCQLPVQLTLGSLAEHYQVSFTPVRAAVAELIDEGLLKKGPNKRLVATPQQSSEDSGDSEPLLPEPPRDPYQKIASDLVRLSLRGQPIYLREEATAEKYDISRSAIRNILHRLAGEGILNHIPRRGWRLQPFRQDDLQAYIEIREVLELKALELARPKFETKELQRILQANTPGNSTTQPLTVDESLHDYFISLSGNTYIQDFFDRQGRYYRLLFEWEDHDNDVALETMRQHREIITALLDKKWARACKALSHHILNNHPILSQIERTASAARPVSAAKNLAVKQRPPGRKPRDQKSKA, encoded by the coding sequence ATGTCTATGGCAATGTACATCAAAGATGATCTCGCAGCCCATCTCCAATCTGGCTGTCAGCTTCCTGTTCAACTAACTCTGGGTTCACTGGCCGAGCACTATCAAGTCAGCTTTACTCCGGTCCGTGCGGCAGTGGCAGAACTGATCGACGAAGGTCTGCTTAAGAAAGGCCCCAATAAGCGATTAGTGGCAACGCCTCAGCAATCTTCCGAAGACTCTGGAGATTCAGAGCCACTCTTGCCCGAACCGCCGCGTGATCCCTATCAGAAAATCGCGAGCGATCTCGTGCGGCTCAGCCTTCGAGGCCAACCGATTTATTTACGCGAGGAAGCGACCGCTGAGAAGTACGACATCAGTCGTTCTGCGATCCGCAACATCCTGCATCGACTCGCTGGCGAAGGAATTCTCAACCACATTCCCCGACGCGGCTGGCGGTTACAGCCATTTCGGCAAGATGATTTACAGGCATATATCGAGATCCGCGAAGTCCTTGAACTCAAGGCCCTCGAACTGGCGAGACCGAAATTTGAGACAAAAGAACTTCAGCGAATTCTACAGGCAAACACTCCCGGAAATTCCACAACTCAGCCTCTGACTGTTGATGAATCGCTTCACGATTATTTCATCTCGCTTTCCGGGAACACTTACATCCAGGACTTCTTCGATCGACAGGGACGATACTACCGCTTGCTGTTTGAATGGGAGGATCACGACAATGACGTCGCACTTGAAACAATGCGTCAACACCGAGAGATCATCACCGCCCTGCTGGACAAAAAGTGGGCGAGAGCATGCAAAGCATTGTCACATCACATACTCAACAACCACCCAATCCTGAGCCAGATCGAACGGACAGCGTCGGCAGCACGGCCAGTCAGTGCTGCAAAGAACCTGGCCGTCAAACAGAGGCCACCAGGCCGAAAGCCAAGAGACCAAAAGTCAAAAGCTTAA
- a CDS encoding DUF1501 domain-containing protein — protein sequence MSSSNQTRRSFLTHSGTSFASLALAAMLQKDGYSSPESAWSPPNGKPHFAPKAKSVIWLFMNGGVSHMESFDPKPLLTKYGGKTIAETPFADAQDPKKLAIERLVVPDGNGNQRNELFPLQVGFKKHGESGIEVSDWFPHTAANVDKLAIVRSMWTTDSNHGAQVQFHSGRHANDGIYPTLGAWVDYGLGSLNENLPQFISVGTRPYWNNRDGSYLGPKHDAVPLRIDPKNPLDFSKPQSPFSPAAKQRGFDLVHELNTLRGENYPNDPALAARIASYELAFRMQSAVPNVVNFSEETAETQALYGLDNPACKSFGQQLLAARRFVERGVRFIQIQHGGGGAGAWDAHGKLKSNHEKNSLAVDQPIGGLLTDLDRRGMLNDTMVVFATEFGRTPGSQGADGRDHHIFGFSVWMAGGGIKGGVVHGATDEIGFHAVENRHYVTDIHATILKQLGLDSHKLEVPGRKRLEIDHGKAIDEIIA from the coding sequence ATGAGTTCATCGAATCAAACAAGACGTTCGTTCCTCACGCACTCAGGAACAAGTTTCGCAAGCCTCGCCCTGGCAGCGATGCTGCAGAAAGATGGCTACTCCTCACCGGAATCGGCATGGTCGCCACCGAATGGAAAACCCCACTTCGCTCCGAAGGCGAAGAGCGTGATCTGGCTGTTCATGAACGGTGGCGTCAGCCACATGGAAAGTTTTGATCCGAAACCGCTACTGACAAAATACGGTGGAAAAACCATCGCAGAAACTCCGTTTGCTGATGCTCAAGACCCGAAGAAGCTGGCGATTGAACGGCTCGTCGTGCCCGACGGAAATGGAAATCAACGGAATGAACTCTTTCCGCTCCAAGTCGGTTTCAAGAAGCATGGTGAAAGCGGAATTGAAGTCAGCGACTGGTTCCCTCACACGGCAGCAAACGTTGACAAGTTGGCTATTGTCCGCTCAATGTGGACGACAGACAGTAACCACGGAGCGCAGGTTCAGTTCCACTCCGGACGCCACGCAAACGATGGGATTTACCCCACACTGGGAGCGTGGGTCGACTACGGATTGGGAAGTTTGAATGAGAATTTGCCTCAGTTCATTTCTGTCGGAACGCGTCCCTATTGGAACAACCGCGACGGAAGCTACCTCGGCCCAAAGCACGACGCAGTCCCACTTCGAATCGATCCGAAGAATCCCCTGGATTTCAGTAAACCACAGAGCCCATTTTCACCGGCAGCCAAACAACGAGGCTTTGATCTGGTTCACGAACTCAACACACTCCGCGGTGAAAACTATCCCAACGACCCTGCTCTTGCAGCTCGGATTGCCTCTTACGAACTGGCTTTCCGAATGCAATCGGCTGTTCCGAACGTGGTGAATTTTTCTGAAGAAACAGCGGAGACTCAGGCGTTGTATGGTCTTGACAATCCCGCATGTAAATCATTTGGTCAACAACTTTTGGCTGCGCGAAGATTTGTGGAACGAGGAGTCCGATTCATTCAAATCCAACATGGCGGCGGAGGGGCCGGAGCCTGGGATGCACATGGGAAGCTGAAATCTAACCACGAGAAGAACTCGCTCGCAGTTGATCAACCAATTGGGGGATTATTGACCGACCTGGATCGTCGTGGGATGCTCAACGACACAATGGTTGTCTTTGCAACAGAGTTTGGCCGCACCCCCGGATCTCAAGGAGCGGATGGGCGTGACCATCATATCTTTGGCTTCTCTGTCTGGATGGCAGGCGGCGGAATCAAAGGCGGAGTCGTTCATGGTGCGACCGATGAAATTGGATTCCATGCGGTTGAAAACCGACATTACGTGACCGATATCCACGCCACAATCCTCAAGCAACTCGGCCTCGATTCCCACAAACTCGAAGTCCCTGGCCGAAAACGTCTCGAAATCGATCACGGCAAAGCCATTGACGAAATCATCGCTTAA
- the dgoD gene encoding galactonate dehydratase codes for MKITAIETLVCHARMRNWVFVKVVTDQPGLFGWGEATLEWHTRGVVGTIEDLSSLLIGEDPTCVEHLWQMMWRQHFWHGSGVTRSTAIAGIDLALWDIVGKIHGVPCHKLWGGPVRDTIRLYCHLGGGNLENFYETPVDNAKQFADLAQQAVGEGFSAFKSMAVPPTMAVEGLKPVKAADACVAAMREAVGEEVDIMVDCHARPSPAMGMQFAKALDQYGLYFFEEPCWPENIESLAAINAAVTTPIATGERLTHLAAFRDLFAARGCEICQLDLTHCGGFTEARRIAALADAHRIALAPHNPQGPVSTAASLEFGFSQPNYIICESVHNDVPWRDDIVEEGYTIDKSTRTVTRNTQPGLGITINEDEVRKHPFEQEVPQRVFYQDGSVGDW; via the coding sequence ATGAAAATTACCGCAATCGAAACTTTGGTCTGTCACGCAAGGATGAGGAATTGGGTCTTCGTCAAAGTTGTGACTGACCAGCCCGGTCTGTTCGGTTGGGGAGAAGCGACACTTGAATGGCACACTCGCGGAGTTGTTGGAACGATTGAAGATCTCTCTTCGCTCTTAATCGGAGAGGACCCAACGTGTGTCGAGCATCTTTGGCAAATGATGTGGCGGCAGCATTTCTGGCACGGCAGTGGAGTGACGCGATCAACTGCGATTGCAGGGATCGATCTCGCTTTGTGGGATATTGTCGGGAAAATTCATGGAGTTCCGTGCCATAAGCTTTGGGGCGGTCCGGTACGAGATACGATTCGTTTGTACTGTCATCTTGGTGGCGGGAACCTCGAAAACTTTTACGAAACACCAGTCGACAATGCGAAGCAATTCGCGGATCTCGCGCAACAGGCCGTTGGAGAAGGGTTTTCCGCATTTAAGTCGATGGCAGTCCCACCGACGATGGCCGTGGAAGGTTTAAAGCCGGTTAAAGCTGCGGATGCGTGCGTTGCTGCAATGCGTGAGGCCGTCGGTGAGGAGGTCGATATTATGGTCGACTGTCACGCGCGACCATCCCCAGCAATGGGGATGCAATTTGCGAAAGCTCTCGATCAATATGGACTCTACTTTTTTGAAGAGCCTTGCTGGCCTGAGAATATCGAATCGCTCGCTGCCATTAACGCCGCGGTCACAACGCCCATCGCAACGGGCGAACGTCTCACGCACCTGGCCGCCTTCCGAGATCTCTTTGCAGCTCGTGGATGTGAAATCTGTCAGCTTGATCTTACACATTGTGGCGGATTCACAGAGGCTCGGCGAATTGCTGCTCTGGCTGATGCACATCGAATTGCACTTGCTCCACACAATCCACAGGGACCGGTCAGCACAGCCGCCTCATTGGAATTCGGGTTCTCTCAGCCAAACTATATCATCTGCGAATCGGTTCATAACGATGTTCCGTGGCGAGATGATATCGTTGAGGAAGGATATACGATTGACAAATCAACCCGAACGGTCACTCGAAACACGCAACCGGGACTTGGGATCACGATTAATGAGGATGAAGTTCGCAAGCATCCTTTCGAGCAGGAAGTCCCTCAGCGTGTCTTCTATCAAGATGGCTCAGTGGGCGATTGGTAA
- a CDS encoding alkaline ceramidase, with product MNPSQASQPTAASTPAPAPFSHPSFQGLIGIARADITPPVGVYSRNWGAAKHDVATSIHRPLTLTVLTIKASASEAPLVFIDADLGWWKTPQTYESFSSRLLEALSLKSSQLIFALSHTHAGPPLMDADDSLSGSDLLNAWMEDLFEKTVKAVQDSLNSQVESTLDWHSGRCNLATYRDLPDPSVENDRVLCGFNPSGTPDETLIVGRITDRSGQLRGTITNYACHPTTLAWENEAISPDYLGAMRETMQQVTGAPALFMLGACGDLAPRNQYVGDVEVADHHGRQLAYASLAVLEDMEPSGQQLAFTGAVESGAPLAVWKNQPVEISSILSADQLTVELPIKDWPTAEELEKERLACPDRALEERLRRKRDIRRGIGNGSTFQLPISTWRIGDAVLVGCCCEPYSVLQQELRQRFPEVTILCMNLINGSVGYLPPAELYDTDVYPVWQTPFDRGSLELTLEKMTQAIRDALND from the coding sequence GTGAATCCATCACAGGCATCGCAGCCAACAGCTGCTTCAACTCCTGCGCCAGCCCCATTTTCTCATCCTTCTTTTCAAGGACTGATCGGGATCGCTCGGGCGGATATTACTCCACCAGTGGGAGTTTACTCGCGAAATTGGGGGGCAGCAAAACATGATGTCGCTACTTCGATTCATCGACCACTCACGTTGACGGTGCTGACGATCAAGGCGTCAGCCAGCGAAGCACCACTCGTTTTCATCGATGCCGATCTCGGCTGGTGGAAAACTCCACAGACGTATGAGAGTTTTTCGTCGCGACTCCTTGAGGCGTTGTCGTTGAAAAGCTCGCAGCTGATCTTCGCGTTAAGCCATACTCATGCCGGCCCACCGCTCATGGATGCGGACGATTCACTCTCCGGCAGCGACTTGCTGAATGCGTGGATGGAGGACCTGTTCGAAAAGACAGTCAAGGCCGTTCAGGACTCTTTGAATTCACAGGTTGAATCAACGCTCGACTGGCATTCCGGTCGATGTAATCTGGCGACTTACCGAGACCTGCCAGATCCGAGTGTTGAGAACGATCGGGTCTTGTGTGGGTTCAATCCGAGTGGGACTCCCGACGAGACACTCATCGTTGGCCGCATCACTGATCGGTCCGGTCAGCTGAGAGGCACCATCACGAATTATGCCTGTCACCCAACCACACTGGCCTGGGAAAACGAAGCCATTTCCCCCGACTATCTGGGAGCGATGCGGGAGACGATGCAGCAAGTGACCGGTGCGCCAGCTTTGTTTATGCTGGGGGCCTGCGGAGATTTGGCACCTCGAAATCAATACGTGGGTGATGTCGAAGTTGCTGATCACCATGGACGCCAGCTCGCTTACGCTTCGTTGGCTGTCCTTGAAGATATGGAACCATCTGGGCAGCAGCTCGCTTTTACCGGGGCAGTCGAATCGGGAGCCCCACTTGCCGTCTGGAAGAATCAACCGGTCGAAATCTCAAGCATCCTGTCTGCAGATCAATTGACGGTCGAGTTACCGATCAAAGATTGGCCGACCGCTGAGGAACTTGAAAAGGAGCGGCTGGCCTGTCCTGATCGAGCGCTCGAAGAGCGGTTGCGACGAAAACGAGACATCCGACGCGGTATCGGTAACGGCTCAACTTTTCAGCTTCCGATTTCGACATGGCGAATCGGTGACGCTGTTCTCGTCGGTTGCTGCTGCGAGCCGTATTCGGTGCTCCAGCAGGAGCTTCGTCAACGATTTCCCGAAGTGACGATTCTTTGCATGAACTTGATCAATGGATCGGTGGGTTACCTTCCTCCTGCGGAATTGTACGACACCGATGTTTATCCCGTTTGGCAAACCCCTTTTGACCGGGGAAGCCTCGAACTCACCTTAGAGAAGATGACACAGGCGATTCGCGATGCCCTCAATGACTGA
- a CDS encoding DUF1553 domain-containing protein, protein MGFALFVILCGGSNVALSVEKTVSYEKDVKSLFRQRCFACHGALKQEAGLRLDTVELMIKGGDSGAVIQPGHPSKSLLLERVSATEEFEVMPPHGEGERLSKEQIAAIRKWITDGAPAPTNEEPETDPNLHWAFQPILRPEVPQLNSQWVRNPIDAFVARRHQEKNLTPTPEPSRLMLQRRLYIDLVGMPPSPEEIADLKANDSPDWYEQTVDKLLNDPRYGERWGRHWMDIWRYSDWWGLGKQMRYSQKHIWHWRDWIIESLNDDLAYDEMVRLMLAADELAPNDLQKLRASGYMARNWMLFNRDAWMDEIVEHVSKGFLGLTMNCAKCHDHKFDPISHREYYSMRAFFEPYHVRMDRVPGEPDLVKNGIPRAFDSLLDKPTYLYLRGNEATPDKSEVIKPGVPAIVSEGDLVIQQVELPPEAWQPVRRPWIIKNQLAKSAATLIPAQKALNEAIARLEAETKLNESAASVQPGPIIEEDFTTFDQSKWRSLTGKWTHNDGKLHTEAETRGAIRFLEHAPRDFDATIKFRLHPGGKYQSIGLGFDVTETTSQLVYASGGGNKVQAAYDSGSGNQYPRGDALHIQTIDTEQDYVLRVQAKGDLITAFFNGSKVIHWRSPQPRKSGAMELVSYAVSAEIDEVSVIALSSESSLEIARDQVKLAEMDLEIAKAKHRTLERRAAATQATWDGDAREEIEAALRAEMQVSLLQTQRTLLEKQQQIKEVNEKEKAAIEKQIEKANQELAKTEKQIASPIESLDKFEPLRGAEWTPTRFASSAKDDLPETFKPTSTGRRTALAKWITDPKNPLTARVAANHIWARHLGSPIVASVFDFGRNGSSPTHPELLDWLASELIDNGWSMKHLHRVIVNSSTYRMGSSLESADDNLSLDEDNRHLWRRTPIRMESQVVRDSILSLSGELDLTMGGPTIPIAAQVDSKRRSLYFFHSNNERNLFLTMFDEAAVRECYQREQSVVPQQALALSNSKLVLEAAPKIVKQIDNENKLSDLEFVRKAFASILGIDATEAELTASLRALSDWSKQPEATPESARTHFIWALLNHNDFVTLR, encoded by the coding sequence ATGGGCTTCGCCCTGTTCGTCATACTTTGCGGGGGGAGCAATGTTGCCCTCTCTGTGGAGAAGACGGTTTCGTATGAGAAGGACGTCAAGTCTCTGTTTCGTCAACGCTGTTTTGCCTGTCATGGAGCATTAAAACAAGAAGCCGGGCTTCGTCTTGATACCGTTGAGCTGATGATCAAAGGGGGCGACTCCGGGGCAGTCATTCAACCGGGGCATCCATCAAAAAGCTTGTTGCTGGAACGGGTCTCTGCAACCGAAGAGTTTGAAGTGATGCCGCCGCACGGAGAGGGCGAACGACTCTCCAAGGAACAGATTGCAGCGATCCGCAAATGGATCACTGATGGGGCCCCTGCTCCGACGAATGAAGAACCAGAGACCGACCCCAATCTGCATTGGGCATTTCAACCGATCCTTCGTCCGGAAGTCCCTCAACTCAATTCACAATGGGTCCGAAATCCAATCGATGCGTTCGTTGCACGACGACATCAAGAAAAGAATTTGACGCCCACTCCGGAACCGTCTCGATTGATGCTCCAGCGCCGCCTCTACATCGACTTGGTCGGAATGCCCCCCAGTCCTGAAGAGATCGCTGACCTCAAAGCGAATGATTCACCCGACTGGTACGAACAAACTGTCGATAAGCTTCTCAACGATCCACGCTACGGAGAACGCTGGGGCCGACATTGGATGGACATCTGGCGATACAGCGACTGGTGGGGACTAGGAAAACAGATGCGATACAGCCAGAAGCATATCTGGCACTGGCGAGACTGGATCATTGAATCACTCAACGACGACCTCGCGTATGATGAAATGGTCCGCTTGATGCTGGCTGCGGATGAACTTGCTCCGAATGATTTGCAGAAGTTGCGAGCTTCGGGATATATGGCGCGGAACTGGATGCTCTTCAATCGCGACGCCTGGATGGATGAAATTGTTGAACATGTGAGTAAAGGTTTCCTCGGGCTGACGATGAACTGCGCGAAATGCCACGACCACAAATTTGATCCGATTTCTCATCGAGAATACTACAGCATGAGGGCATTCTTTGAGCCGTACCATGTTCGTATGGATCGTGTGCCGGGTGAGCCGGACCTCGTCAAAAACGGAATTCCTCGGGCGTTCGATTCACTGCTTGATAAGCCGACCTATTTATACTTGCGAGGAAATGAAGCAACTCCAGACAAGTCAGAGGTCATCAAGCCCGGCGTCCCAGCCATTGTGAGCGAGGGCGATCTTGTCATTCAACAAGTTGAACTCCCGCCTGAAGCATGGCAGCCAGTAAGGCGTCCCTGGATCATCAAGAATCAACTCGCCAAATCGGCAGCAACTTTGATTCCTGCCCAGAAAGCTCTTAATGAAGCAATCGCCCGCTTGGAAGCTGAAACGAAACTGAATGAATCCGCTGCTTCCGTACAACCGGGACCGATCATCGAAGAAGACTTCACAACGTTTGATCAAAGCAAATGGAGAAGCTTGACCGGGAAATGGACCCACAATGACGGAAAGTTGCACACAGAAGCAGAGACCCGCGGAGCAATCCGTTTCCTTGAGCACGCCCCACGCGACTTTGACGCGACAATTAAATTTCGTCTTCACCCTGGTGGAAAATATCAAAGCATCGGCCTGGGCTTCGATGTCACCGAGACGACATCACAACTGGTCTACGCATCGGGCGGAGGCAATAAAGTTCAGGCGGCATACGACTCGGGAAGCGGAAATCAGTATCCCCGCGGAGATGCCCTCCACATTCAAACGATCGACACAGAGCAGGATTATGTCCTTCGAGTGCAGGCCAAAGGAGATCTGATCACCGCTTTCTTCAATGGAAGCAAAGTGATTCACTGGCGCAGTCCACAGCCTCGCAAATCGGGGGCGATGGAACTCGTCAGTTATGCCGTGTCTGCAGAAATTGATGAAGTGAGCGTTATCGCTCTCTCCAGTGAAAGCTCGCTTGAGATCGCACGTGATCAAGTCAAACTGGCAGAAATGGATCTCGAAATCGCGAAAGCAAAGCATCGAACTTTGGAGCGACGCGCTGCTGCCACTCAAGCAACCTGGGATGGTGACGCTCGAGAGGAAATCGAAGCAGCGTTGCGTGCTGAAATGCAGGTGAGCTTGCTTCAAACTCAACGAACACTTCTTGAGAAACAGCAACAAATCAAAGAAGTAAACGAAAAAGAAAAAGCGGCAATCGAGAAACAGATCGAGAAAGCCAATCAGGAACTTGCAAAGACTGAAAAACAGATCGCCTCGCCGATTGAGTCACTGGATAAATTTGAGCCGCTCCGGGGTGCGGAATGGACACCGACGCGATTTGCCAGTTCTGCAAAAGACGATCTTCCTGAAACATTCAAGCCAACAAGTACAGGCCGAAGAACCGCTCTCGCAAAATGGATTACCGACCCCAAAAATCCGCTTACCGCGAGAGTCGCTGCGAATCACATCTGGGCTCGGCATCTCGGCAGTCCAATTGTCGCGAGCGTCTTTGATTTCGGACGAAATGGAAGTTCGCCAACACACCCCGAACTGCTTGACTGGTTGGCATCTGAGCTGATAGACAACGGCTGGAGCATGAAACATCTTCACCGCGTGATTGTTAATTCCTCGACCTACAGAATGGGCTCCTCGCTCGAAAGTGCGGACGACAATCTCTCACTGGACGAAGACAACCGCCACTTATGGCGACGAACGCCGATTCGGATGGAATCTCAGGTCGTCCGTGATTCAATCTTGTCTCTCAGCGGTGAGTTGGACCTGACGATGGGCGGCCCGACAATTCCTATCGCTGCGCAAGTTGACTCAAAACGAAGAAGCCTCTACTTCTTTCATTCGAATAATGAACGCAACCTCTTTCTGACGATGTTTGACGAAGCTGCCGTTCGAGAATGCTATCAACGTGAACAAAGTGTCGTTCCGCAACAAGCGTTAGCGCTATCAAACAGCAAACTCGTTTTGGAGGCGGCTCCGAAAATTGTCAAACAGATCGATAACGAGAACAAACTCAGCGATCTCGAATTTGTTCGCAAAGCCTTCGCATCGATACTTGGTATCGATGCGACTGAAGCCGAACTCACAGCGAGTCTGCGAGCATTATCCGATTGGAGCAAACAGCCCGAAGCCACTCCAGAATCTGCCCGGACACACTTCATTTGGGCACTTCTCAACCACAATGATTTTGTCACATTAAGATAG